In Desulfofundulus kuznetsovii DSM 6115, the following are encoded in one genomic region:
- a CDS encoding SpoIID/LytB domain-containing protein, whose product MLKPTFTRAVIVTTLVGLLIAGCTRAAPRKPAPPAPGREPTISLYVNETGERKNIKLEDYVAGVVAAEMEPTWPVNALAAQAILARTFTMENIKAGRVKKLHGTDASTSVQEFQAYNPSRINDNIRQAVARTRGEVAMYRGDYIKAWFNACDGGVTASAAEGLAYTRTPTPYVRAGVRDNCLSITTPENRHWERRIPLEQVRAAVTKITGRDPGPITSVRIVRRGPSGRAEQLQVGKATVSGPALRLALGSEWVRSMLLTSARVEGNALVLAGKGFGHGVGMCQWGAKLLAQRGRSPEDIVRFYFKDIEIRKLWQ is encoded by the coding sequence ATGTTAAAGCCCACGTTCACCCGTGCAGTTATTGTCACCACCTTGGTCGGTCTTTTAATTGCCGGTTGCACCAGGGCGGCACCCCGCAAACCGGCACCCCCTGCTCCCGGCCGGGAGCCTACCATCAGCCTCTATGTTAATGAAACCGGTGAAAGGAAAAACATAAAATTGGAAGACTATGTGGCCGGCGTAGTAGCGGCGGAAATGGAACCGACCTGGCCGGTCAATGCCCTGGCAGCCCAGGCTATTCTGGCCCGCACCTTTACCATGGAAAACATCAAGGCCGGACGGGTAAAGAAACTCCACGGTACCGATGCCTCTACCAGTGTTCAGGAGTTTCAGGCCTACAATCCTTCCCGCATTAACGATAACATACGGCAGGCCGTGGCCCGCACCCGGGGAGAAGTAGCAATGTACAGGGGGGACTATATCAAGGCCTGGTTTAACGCCTGCGATGGTGGTGTGACCGCCTCTGCGGCCGAGGGGTTGGCCTACACCAGGACCCCCACACCCTATGTGCGGGCAGGTGTGCGGGATAACTGCCTGTCCATTACCACACCCGAGAACCGGCACTGGGAGAGGCGCATTCCCTTAGAGCAGGTCCGGGCGGCAGTAACAAAAATCACCGGACGGGATCCGGGGCCAATTACATCGGTGCGCATAGTGCGCCGCGGCCCCTCGGGACGGGCTGAGCAGCTGCAGGTTGGGAAGGCAACCGTAAGTGGCCCGGCACTCCGCCTGGCCCTGGGGAGCGAGTGGGTACGCTCCATGCTCCTTACAAGTGCCCGGGTAGAGGGCAATGCCCTGGTTCTAGCCGGGAAAGGGTTCGGACACGGTGTGGGCATGTGTCAGTGGGGAGCCAAGTTGCTGGCTCAAAGGGGACGTTCTCCGGAGGATATCGTCCGCTTTTACTTTAAGGACATTGAAATAAGAAAGTTATGGCAGTAA
- the yabQ gene encoding spore cortex biosynthesis protein YabQ, translating to MTLAEQLNAFLLTLLTGLMSGFVYDLYRVLREMLRLKKAGTFIGDLLFWLFLLVVVFGLLLVGNDGEVRFYVFLGLALGAGIHLIFFSSAARRFIYRSIYLFLRAIQIITAGAVAFFRILTFPFRVIFFLVAWPVAQGGRALRLAGRGIGRAGKGVLAPPVHHFSRGLRARWQRWSNSWRTRR from the coding sequence ATGACTCTGGCGGAACAATTAAACGCCTTCCTTTTAACCCTTTTGACCGGTTTAATGTCGGGCTTTGTCTACGATCTTTACCGGGTTTTGCGGGAAATGCTCCGTCTTAAGAAAGCGGGCACTTTTATTGGAGACCTGCTCTTCTGGCTGTTCCTGCTGGTGGTGGTGTTTGGCCTTTTGCTGGTGGGCAATGATGGTGAGGTACGCTTTTATGTTTTTCTGGGACTGGCCCTGGGAGCGGGAATACACCTGATCTTTTTTAGTTCTGCAGCCCGGCGTTTTATTTACCGGAGCATTTATCTTTTCTTACGGGCAATCCAAATAATTACGGCCGGGGCGGTGGCATTCTTTCGTATACTTACCTTCCCCTTCCGGGTCATTTTTTTCCTGGTGGCCTGGCCCGTGGCTCAGGGAGGGCGCGCTTTACGCCTGGCGGGCAGGGGGATTGGCCGGGCGGGTAAAGGTGTCTTGGCCCCTCCCGTGCACCACTTTTCAAGAGGCTTGCGTGCCCGGTGGCAGCGCTGGAGCAACAGCTGGCGTACGCGGCGGTAG
- a CDS encoding HU family DNA-binding protein, translating to MNKAELISQVAEKTELTKKDAEKAVSAVLSAIEEALARGDKVQLVGFGTFEIRERAARKGRNPQTGEEIEIAAARVPVFKAGKALRDAVSAT from the coding sequence ATGAACAAAGCAGAACTCATTTCCCAGGTGGCAGAGAAAACAGAGCTGACTAAAAAGGATGCCGAAAAGGCTGTGAGCGCCGTGCTGTCCGCTATTGAGGAAGCTCTGGCCCGGGGGGATAAGGTTCAGTTGGTCGGCTTTGGCACCTTTGAAATCCGTGAACGGGCCGCCCGCAAAGGCCGCAATCCACAAACAGGGGAAGAAATCGAGATTGCAGCCGCTCGCGTTCCCGTATTCAAAGCTGGCAAGGCCCTGCGGGATGCCGTTTCAGCTACATAA
- the yabP gene encoding sporulation protein YabP, translating into MEGKHKVMLTDRKYLLVEGVRHVESFDENEITLDTTMGFLTLKGEGLHITQLDLQKGNLTAEGFFASFLFQEDKGRGRAKGKNVLKRLLK; encoded by the coding sequence GTGGAAGGTAAGCACAAAGTAATGTTGACCGACCGCAAGTACCTGCTGGTTGAAGGCGTGCGGCATGTGGAGAGCTTTGACGAGAACGAGATCACCCTGGACACCACCATGGGTTTTCTGACCTTAAAGGGGGAAGGTTTACATATCACCCAGCTGGACCTGCAGAAAGGCAATCTGACCGCCGAAGGGTTCTTTGCCAGCTTTTTGTTCCAGGAAGACAAAGGCAGGGGGCGGGCCAAAGGAAAAAACGTGCTGAAACGGCTGTTGAAGTAA